CCGACGGTGGCTGACGAGCGCGCCGGCGCCCCGGCCGCCGGCCACCGGGCCGCCCGGCTGTGGCGGCGCCTCACCGGCCGGCCCCGCGTCGCCGCGCTGCTCACCCGCCTCGCCCCCGGCTCGGTCCGCACCCGCACCACCGCCGCCGCGTGCGCCGCCGTCGCCGCCGTGCTGCTGGTCGCCTCCGCCGCCGTGGTGCTGCTGCTGCACGCCAACCTGGAGCGCGGCGTGGAGGCCGGAGCCCGCGAACAGGCCCAGGTGGTGGCCCGGCTCGCCGCCGACGACCGCCTGCCCGACCCGATCCCGCTCGACCACGGCACCGACTTCGCCCAGGTCACCGACGCCTCCGGCCGGGTCGTCGCCGCCAGCCAGAACCTCGCCGGCCACCCGGCCCTGACCCCCGACGGCAGCGACAGCGGTCACGCCACCTTCGACTTCGGCGTGCTCGGCAACGAGCACCACCAGCGCGTCACCACGCTCACCGCCGACACCCCCACCGGGCCGGTCACCGTCCGCGTCGGTGCCTCCCTGCACACCGCCGATACCGCCGAGGACCTCACCACCGCCGCCCTCGCCGCCCTGAGCGCACTCCTGGTCGCCACCGTCGGCGTCGTCACCTGGCGCGCCACCGGCCGGGCGTTGCGCCCCGTCGAGGCGATCCGCTCCGAGGTCGCCGCGATCGGCGACCGCGACCTGGACCGTCGGGTCCCCGAGCCCGGCGGCGACGACGAGGTCTCCCACCTCGCCCACACCATGAACGCGATGCTCGACCGCCTGGAAGCCGCCGGCCTCCGCCAGCGGCGCTTCATCGCCGACGCCTCCCACGAACTGCGCAGCCCGCTCGCCGTCCTGCGCACCCAACTGGAGGTCGCCCACACCCACCCCGACCCGGCCGTGCGCGCCGACATGGTCGCCGGAGCCCTCCAGGACACCGACCGCCTCCAGTCCCTCGCCACCGACCTCCTGCTGCTCGCCCGCCTGGACGCCACCGGCCACGACGGCCCCCGCGAGGACGTCGACCTCGCCGAACTCGTCCGCACCGGCGCGGAGAACCGCGCCCGGCCGCGGGTCCGCGTCGCACTCGACCTCGCCGACCGGCCGCTGGCCACCGGCAACCCGCTCTGGCTGGGCCGACTGCTCACCAACCTCCTCGACAACGCCCGGCGCCACGCCGCCCGCCGCGTCCTGGTCCGCCTCGCCTTCGACGCCGCCGCCGGACAGGCCGTCCTCGACGTCACCGACGACGGCCCCGGCATCGCACCCGCCGACCGCGAGAAGGTCTTCGAACGGTTCACCCGGCTCGACGACGCCCGCAGCCGCGACGACGGCGGCACCGGCCTCGGCCTGTCCATCGCCCGCGACATCGCCACCCTGCACGGCGGCACCCTCACCGTCGAGGACGGCCCCGGCGGCGCGACGTTCCGCCTGCGGCTGCCCGCCCGGGTCAGCGCACCCGCCGCGCACGGCAGACGCGGGGCCGACCACCGGCAGACGGGTCCGCCGTCCGCGCAATCCGGTGGACCGTGCGGGAGGACGCGATGAGCTCCGGCGGACAGCTGCTGCCGGTGACGCCGGCGCTCGGCGCCGCGTGCGCGGTGCTGCTGGCGGCCGCCGCCCTGGTGGCGGGGCGCGGCGGGCTGGGCCACGGCCGGGCGGTGCTGCGGGCCGGGGTGCGGGCGGCGGTGCAACTGGCGGCGGTCGCGCTGGTCATCGCCTGGGTGGTGCGCTCGCTGTGGGCGGCGGCGCTGTTCGTGCTGCTGATGTTCGCGGTCGCGGCGCGGACCGCGGGCCGGCGGGTCCTGGAGGGCCGGGCGGACGCGGGCCGGTGGCGGTGGGCCTGGGCGGCGGTGCCGATCGCGGCCGGGGTGGCGCCGGTGCTGCTCCTGCTGGCGGCGACCGGCCTGCTGCCGCCGCGCGGGCTGAGCGTGGTCCCGGTCGCGGGCATCCTGATCGGCGGGGCGCTCACCGCCACCTCGCTGTCCGGCCGCCGGGCGCTGGACGAGCTGCGGGCGCGGCGCGGGGAGGTGGAGGCCGCGTTGGCGCTGGGCTTCGAGGAGCGCGACGCCCGGCTGGAGATCTGCCGCACCGCGGCGTCCACCTCGCTGGTGCCGGCCCTGGACCAGACCCGCACCGTGGGCCTGGTGACCCTGCCCGGGGCGTTCGTCGGGATGCTGCTCGGCGGCGCGGGCCCGGTGCAGGCGGGCGCGGTGCAACTGTTCGTGCTGGTCGCGCTGTTGGCGGTGGAGGCGGTGGCGGTCACGGTGGTGCTGGAGCTGGTCGGCCGCGGCCGGCTGGGCGGGTGAGCGGGCCGCCCCGGCGCTTCGGGGCGGGCCCGCGACCGTCGCGGTGGTGCGGCCCGGGCTCAGCCGCGGCGGGAGGGGGTGCCGGCGAGCCTGGCGAGCAGGGCGATCACGTTGATGCGCGCGGTCTTGTCGTTCGTCGCCGCCTGGTGGGCGTCGATCATCTGCTGGTCCACGTCGTCGCCCGGTGCGGCGAGGCCCACCCGCATCAGGTCGACGGTGTACGCGACGTACCGGGCGTGGTCGGCCGCGGCGGTGGTGGCCGTGACGTGGTCGATGCGGGCCGGGTCCACGCCGCGGATCAGCGCGGGGGTGGGCGGCGGGCCCAGCACGTCCGCGATCCACTGCACGAGGGCCTCCCGGGAGCAGCCCGGTTCCAGCGCGCAGGACTCCGCGGCGGCGAGCGCCAGCCGGATCAGCAGCTGGCCGAACCACTGGCCGGCCTCGGCGGGAGGCGTCCGCCCGCCGGCCGGTGGCATCACGGACTCGTACAGGCCGGCGGTGTCGCCGGCCCGTACGGCGGAGATGACGGCGCCCACGGCCGTGTCGATGGCATCCTGCTCGCTGGTCACGCCGCTGGTTCCCCTCGGAAGTCTGTGACGGGTTATCAACGTAGCGTGCCCACGGGCGGATGCGTGCCGCTTCTCCCGGTTGCCGGTACGCCGCGCTGTTGCGGACGGGCGCAGGGACGGGAGCGGCCGGACGCGCCGGAGTCCGGTCAGACCGCGCCGAGGTCGATCTCGACCGGGAACGGGACGGTGGCCCTGACCGTGCCGGTGAAGACGTCCGCGTCGCGGTAGGAGCGGGTCGCGGGGTCGAGGAGGTGGGTGTGGACGAGCGGGACGCCGTGGGGGGTCTGCTCGATCCGCCAGTAGAAGGCGATGCCGGCCCGGGCGTACTGGTTCACCTTCACGACGCGGTCCGTGGTCTCCGAGCCCGGTGACACGACCTCGACGACCAGCAGGACGTGCTCCGGGCGGGTGGGCGTGAGGTCGACGGTCTCGGCGCGGTAGACCACCACGTCGGGCCGCCGGTTGGTGAGCGGCACGTCCTGCAGGCGGACGTCGAAGCCCGTGTCGGCGTTCCACTCCGGCCCGGCGGCCGCGTCCAGGGCGTTCGCCAGGAGCCGGGCCCAGCGTACTGTCCGGCACCTTCGGGAAGCCGCCCCGGGCCGGGCGGTTTTCTTCGGGTTTCTTCCGGTCCCGAGAAGGGTGTTCAGAATATTCCGGGGCCGGGGTTGAGGATGTTGCGCGGGTCGAAGCGGGTTTTCGCCCGTTGGAATGCGGGCCACGCGTCGCCGTAGTGGGCGATCCAGTCGGCCTTGGTGAATTCGAGTGCGCCGATGGGGTAGCGGGAGCCGCCGGTGGCGCGGGCCTTGCGGTAGAGCTCGGCATTGCGGCGGAGCCGGTCGGCGGCGAATGCCGGGTTCGGGCCGGGGACGGCGGAGTTGTCGAGGATGTCGAACAGGTACATCCAGGGGGTCGCGTCCGCCCGGGGGCCGCGGAAGGCGGGGTGGTCGACGCCGGTCCGTTTCGCGGGGATGAGCAGGAGGGTGGAGCCGGGGGCGAGGTCGTGCGGGCTGAGGCCGCTGAGGACGTCCCGCAGGAAGCGCTCGACCGTCGAGCTGTTGAGCCAGACGTCGAACCAGGGCTTGACCAGGCGTCCGTAGTCCAGGGCGGCTTCCAACTGGGCGACCTGCCGGTTGACCTGGGTGACCCAGTCCGGGTGGCTCAGGTCGGTGACGGCGGCGTCGGACGGGGGCCGGCTGAGGCCGCGCAGCAGGTGCCGGCCGTCGGGCGGGGAGCCGGGCGTGAAGGGGACGCTGACGAGGAGCTGCCCCACGAAGGACGTCCCGGCCGGGGCCCAGAGGACGTAGGCGCCGAGCACCTCGCCGCGTTCGGTGAGGGTCCGCAGGTCGCCGACGGCCGCGTCGCCGGTCGGGTAGGTGAACTGGTAGGTCCGGACCGAGGGTTGCGCCGGCACCAGGTCGAGCCTGGCCCGCACGATGATGCCGCACTGCCCGAGTCCGCCGAGGGCGGCCCGGAAGAGGTCGGCGTGGCGGCGGTCGGAACAGACCAGGACCTCGCCCCGCCCGGTGACGATCTCCAACTCCTGGACGTGGTCGATCTGCAGGCCGCGGGTGGACCCGGCCCCCGGGGACGCGCCGCCGACCGCGAGGGTGCCGGCGACGGTGAGGTCGGTGTAGCCGGTGAACACCGGCGGTGTCAGGCCGCGGGCGAACGCGGCCGTCATCAGCTCCGTCCACAGCACGCCGCCGTCGACGTCGGCTCCCCGCGGACCGACCCGGTGGACCCGCCCGAGCCCGCGCATCTCGACGACCAGGCCGTTCTCGTTGAGCGACTGCCCGTGGGTGGTGTGGCCCCGGCCGCGCGCCGACACCTTGATGCCGCGGTCCGCGCAGAACCTGACCATCCTGGCGACGTCGTCGACGGAGCCGGGCCGCAGGACCGCGCCCGGCGTGCGGGCCACGATGCGCCCCTGGTCGACGCTGTCGGCGGCCCTGCTGCCGGCGTCGAGCCGGAGCTCGCCGTCCAGGCGTGGCACCCGGTCGAACGGGCCCGCGGCCGCGGCCTCGGCGACCCAGGCCCCGGTGGCGGCGCTGAAGCCGACCGCCGCCACCCCGAGCGCCGCCCCCCTGACCAGCGCGCGGCGCGACATCCCCGGTGCCGTCCCGGGTGCCGTCCCCGGTGCCGTCCCGGGTGTCATCTCCGGCGTCGTCTGCGGTGTACGGGTTTCCCTTTCCAACGCTTTCCCCCTGTTCAGGTCGCGAGGGCGCGGTCGACCGGGTGCGGGCGGCGTGCCCTGCCGTGGCCCGGAACGCCCACGCGGCGAGCGAAACAGCTGGAGGCTAACACCGGATTGTGGAGTGCGTATACGTAGAAAAGGGTTTTCCGATGGGAGCAAGGGTTATTTTTCATGCGCACGCCAATTCGGAAAAGCGGATTCCGTTCCGGGGCGGGCGCGGGTGAGGGGAAAGGGCGGCGGTCGGTGACCCGTGGGTCAGCCGACCAGGGCGGCGCGGCGGGGGGTGCGGGGGCCGGGCCGGGCGGTGTCGGGTAGGCCGGGGTCAGGCCGGGCGGGGGAGGGGCGGTGGCGGGCGAGTTCGCGGGCGTAGGCCCGCATCAGCGGCTCGTAGCGGTAGCGGCCGGGCTCCCGGGCG
This is a stretch of genomic DNA from Kitasatospora fiedleri. It encodes these proteins:
- a CDS encoding sensor histidine kinase; its protein translation is MADERAGAPAAGHRAARLWRRLTGRPRVAALLTRLAPGSVRTRTTAAACAAVAAVLLVASAAVVLLLHANLERGVEAGAREQAQVVARLAADDRLPDPIPLDHGTDFAQVTDASGRVVAASQNLAGHPALTPDGSDSGHATFDFGVLGNEHHQRVTTLTADTPTGPVTVRVGASLHTADTAEDLTTAALAALSALLVATVGVVTWRATGRALRPVEAIRSEVAAIGDRDLDRRVPEPGGDDEVSHLAHTMNAMLDRLEAAGLRQRRFIADASHELRSPLAVLRTQLEVAHTHPDPAVRADMVAGALQDTDRLQSLATDLLLLARLDATGHDGPREDVDLAELVRTGAENRARPRVRVALDLADRPLATGNPLWLGRLLTNLLDNARRHAARRVLVRLAFDAAAGQAVLDVTDDGPGIAPADREKVFERFTRLDDARSRDDGGTGLGLSIARDIATLHGGTLTVEDGPGGATFRLRLPARVSAPAAHGRRGADHRQTGPPSAQSGGPCGRTR
- a CDS encoding ABC transporter permease encodes the protein MSSGGQLLPVTPALGAACAVLLAAAALVAGRGGLGHGRAVLRAGVRAAVQLAAVALVIAWVVRSLWAAALFVLLMFAVAARTAGRRVLEGRADAGRWRWAWAAVPIAAGVAPVLLLLAATGLLPPRGLSVVPVAGILIGGALTATSLSGRRALDELRARRGEVEAALALGFEERDARLEICRTAASTSLVPALDQTRTVGLVTLPGAFVGMLLGGAGPVQAGAVQLFVLVALLAVEAVAVTVVLELVGRGRLGG
- a CDS encoding FAD-binding protein, which translates into the protein MSRRALVRGAALGVAAVGFSAATGAWVAEAAAAGPFDRVPRLDGELRLDAGSRAADSVDQGRIVARTPGAVLRPGSVDDVARMVRFCADRGIKVSARGRGHTTHGQSLNENGLVVEMRGLGRVHRVGPRGADVDGGVLWTELMTAAFARGLTPPVFTGYTDLTVAGTLAVGGASPGAGSTRGLQIDHVQELEIVTGRGEVLVCSDRRHADLFRAALGGLGQCGIIVRARLDLVPAQPSVRTYQFTYPTGDAAVGDLRTLTERGEVLGAYVLWAPAGTSFVGQLLVSVPFTPGSPPDGRHLLRGLSRPPSDAAVTDLSHPDWVTQVNRQVAQLEAALDYGRLVKPWFDVWLNSSTVERFLRDVLSGLSPHDLAPGSTLLLIPAKRTGVDHPAFRGPRADATPWMYLFDILDNSAVPGPNPAFAADRLRRNAELYRKARATGGSRYPIGALEFTKADWIAHYGDAWPAFQRAKTRFDPRNILNPGPGIF